A segment of the Leptospiraceae bacterium genome:
CCCTAAAAGCAAGCAAGGTCGATTCAAGAATAACACGCGCAATCGAAACTTCCAATTTAATTGCAAATGACCCAACCATAATAAATTGGTTTTTGGGAGAAGAAACAAACGTTTTGCTTGGAGAACTCGTTAAAAAAAAATTAAATAATACAATTATTAATTCCGACTACACTAATGTTTTCGCAGCAAATAAAAAAACGCTAAAATATTGGAAGAGTAATAATAATTTTAGTACGTTTTTAGATTCTGCAAATCCAATTAATGATTGGTTTTTTAAAGCTTTGAACGATGGAAAAAAAACTCAAATAAATATTAATTCTGATTCAAAAAATGATACCTATGTGTTTATTAACGTCCTCATGGGCGATGTAACAAATCCAATTGGAATTGCAGGCGTTTCGATGAAGTTCAATCAAGTAGCAAAAGAATTTTCAGAAACAGATCCTAACTACGATGCAAGAGTTTGGTTGATTGATAATCTAGGCAAAATTAAAATTACAACAGAAACAAATCATTTAAATAATAAAATTGGATCCGTAACAAATCCAGAAATTGAAGAAGCAATTCTTAAAAATTTAAACGTTGTATCTGTGTTAGAATATGATAGTAACTCCTCTCGAGGGCTAATCGATATTGTCCATGTTCCCCTCGTCGCAAATGATTGGGGCGTTGTGTATGAAGTGCCTAGAGCAAAAATGACTGGTGCACTAAATACAATCGCAATCGGTACTCTAGCAGTTAGTTTTATATCTATCCTTTTTGTTTTTGTCACATTTTATTATGGAACTCACTCAATTACAGATCCAATCAAAATACTTGTCACTGCTTTAAATTCTATTTCCTCTGGGGATATAAATCAGCAAATATCTGTAGTTTCAAAAGATGAAATTGGAAATTTAGCGCATAACTTTAATTTGTTTACGGTTCGACTAATTAATATTTTAAAATCAGTAAAAGATAACTCAAAGTTAATTGCATCTTCTTCTAATGAAATGTCTGAAACCACAAAAACTTACTCTTCCAATGCACAAAATCAGGCTTCGACTATCGAAGAAATTACAGCCTCGATTGAACAAATTTCAGTACGTGTAGAAGATGTAGCTAATCATACGGAAACGCAATCAAATAATTTAAATTCATTATCTTCCAAATTAAAAGATCTTTCTGTTATCATAGAAGATATGAATATGATAATACATAAAACACTTTTAGATACTAAATCAATTTCCGTGGAAGCAATGTCTGGTGCAGATGCCCTAAGCTCAATGAATTCAAGTATGAATCAAATTGTAGAAAGTTCGAAGGACATGAAAAACATTATTGAAATTATAAATTCCATTTCGGAAAAAATTAATTTGCTTGCTCTAAATGCATCTATTGAGGCAGCTAGAGCGGGTCAAGCTGGAAAAGGATTTGCAGTGGTTGCCATCGAAATCTCTCGACTCGCAGATCAAACTGCTTCTAGTGTAAAAGATATAGATTCTCTGATTAAAAAAAATAATAAACAAATAATTACAGGAATTGATACTGTAAATGTGATGATTAAAAAGACTGATAGTATTAATTCAGGTGTTGACGCCATTGTTCAAAAAATGAATTCTATTTTTGAGTTTATGCAAAGACAAATGACTACGAAGTTTTTAGTGGAAAGAGAATCTGATATTGTTAAAAGTCGTGCCAATGAGATACAGCAAATTACGCGCGAACAGAAAGTAGCATTCGACGAAATAGTAAAAGCAATAATTTATATAAACGAAATTTCACAATCTAACACGGAAAGTTCAAATGTAATTGCGACTAAATCTTTAGAACTTTCAAAAGTAGCAGACTCGCTGAAGAAAAAAATAGACTTTTTTAAAGTATAAATTTTTTTAAATAAGTTTTTTTTGATGTATGAAAAATCCCTATTTACTATAGATTTACATTTAGAGGGATTTTATGGATGAAATACTGACAGACAGCGATAACGATGAACTCGATGCACTCCTTCAAGCTATTTCAAGTTCTACTGCTGACAAAATAGAAAACGAAAACATTCAGCCTAAGAAAATTAGAACGTATGATTTTAAGAAACCCGATAAATTTTCACGGGAACATCTAGAGTCATTTCAATATATTTTTGAAACCTTTGCCAAAATAGCTTCCCCTTCTCTAACTTTAAAATATGAGACTCCTATTACACTGAATATTTCGTCCTTGGATCAATTGAGTTATGAAGAATTTTCAAAATTAATTCCGGAAAATTCAACTTTAGGAATTGTAAGTTTAAAACCATTACTTGGATTTTCAATTTTCGAATTAGAGCCTGCTTTCCTTTTTCCCATGATCGACATTCTATTAGGTGGAAAAGGAGAAATGAAAGAAAATACACGAGTGGTAAGTGAATTAGAAATTCCTATCATTCAAAATATTTTACAAAACTTAATCAATTTAATGGGAAATGCATTTGAATCTATTATACAAATTAAACCAAACTTAGAAAAAATAGAAACTAATTCATTTTTCAAACAGAAACTTCATTCAAGTGAAATCATATTACAAGTAAATATAGAAGTTAAAATAAAAGAAATAGGAACTTCTATGAATATTTGCATACCTTATTCGTCTTTAGAGCCAGTAATTCATAAATTTTCAAATAAAAATATAGACTCAATCCAAGAGATTCATAAAGACATGTCTTTGATTGAAAGAAAAAAGAAAATTTTGGATTCATGTATGATTCGTACTTATTCAGAGTTTCAAGCGGGAATTGTTTTTATTCAACCTAGTGATGAAAATGAAGAAATATTTCATGAGGTTAATATTCATTTAACGCCGGACACTAAATCTAACCATTATTTTAAAACTATCTTTAAAAATTTTGTTAGAACGACAGAGGTATCTTGATGTCCGAAGAATCGTTATCTAAAAAAGAGATAGAAGCACTATTGGAAGCTACCACAAAAAAGGAAGATAAACCAATTTATGATAAAATCCAATCCGATCCATTTTTGGCGATAAACAATGATTTTTGGATGCGGGAAGCTTCGATTGAAATCTTAGAAAATATAAAAATGGAAAACTTTAAAAGTTTATCTAAGAAAACGAATGATAAACTTTCAGCTTCTGAAAGAAATTTATTTAAAGAAATTATTACTGCTATTCTTTCTGAAGTTATCAAATCTAAAAAATTTTCAGAAATTGAATTAGGGAAAAAAATTGGATTCGAAATTATTTCACCCAAAAAAATCAGAAAACAATTTAAACCTGGAATGCAATGTTATTATGGAAATTTTTCAGGCAGAATACAAGGAATATATTCCATATTGCTCACAAATGAAGTGACAGTTCGTTTGGTAAAAGCAATGGACAAAATGGAAAACTCAACAAAATTAAATCATTTAAAAAATATAAATGATTGGTTATTTTCGGTTATTTCTTCGTTCACTGATATTTTAACCTTAAAAATTGGAGAAGTAAAAAGCTCGGAAATGTACCAAGTAATGGTTACAAAATCCGACCAATTGATTCTACCAGAAGGTTCAAATTATTTTAAAATAGAACTAGAAATCAGTATTGCAAATGAAACGTTTAGTTTCTTCTTTTTATTTTCCGTCTACAATGCCAAAAATATTCTAAATCATATTTTACAACTTAATCCAAACGTTAAGCGAAATTTAAAGAATCACCATAGGATAATAAAGTCAATTGAAAGTAAACTTAATCGGTTTATGGCAAATAGAGAAACCTATTTAAGTGAAAATGAATTAGATGAAATTTCAAGTTTTATTAGTAAAAGTTTATCTAAAGAAGAAAAAGGATTTTTATTGACTCCCGTAAAAGAGAAAATAGAAAAATCTGATTTGGAGATAAGTTTAGTAAGAATTATAATTTCCTTGGCAAACGAAATTATTGATAGACGTTATAAATTAAACGAAGCAGAAAAAGAAAGAAAGGAAAAATTAAATTCTTTAATCTCATCAATTCCTTTTCCTGTGAACATACGTTTTGAAGATGAAATATTTGATTATAAAAATTTTAAGAATAGAACTCAAAACACGAGTAACATTGAAAGGTTTATTGGAAAACGAGGAAGTTTGATTTTTTCAAATAAATCTCTTCAAGAAATAATTCTTAGAAAGGAAAATGAAAAACTCTTATTATTTGACTTAACAGATAATGTAATACCATCCAAATATGAATTACATTTAACAACTTCAGAAATCATGAATTTAGAATTGGAAGCAGAAATTGAAATTGGTCGTTCTAAATTACCTCTAGACCAACTAATCAATATTAAACCTGGAAATGTTATAGAATTAAATAAAGATATGACAGAACCAGTTTTTCTTGTAATTGAAAATGTAATATTTGCAAAAACAACTGTGGTCGTAAGTAATGAAAAGTTTGGAATATGGATTGAAGATATTGGAAGTCCAAATGATTCAAGAAATATAAAAATGGATATTCTTAACAAAGAAGAAATAAAAAGTCAAACTAAAATTCCAATGGCTGATTTACGAGTAATTTTGGGAAAACTTAAATTAACTATAAAGGATTTACTTACTATGAGTAAAGGCTCTATAGTTGAATTAGAGAAATCAATTTTTGAGCCAATTCAAATTATTGTAGGTGACGATCTTATTTTTCCTGGAGAAGTAATTGCGTTAGAAAATGGAAAATTTGGAGTGAGATTTGTGAATAATGTAAGTTATTCACAAAAGTCGGAAACAAATGTTATTGATTTAGATGATGAAATTGGAAACGATAAAGTTGATTTACTTACTAATTCAAATTCATCAGTAACAACGAGCCCTTTTGAATTTTTAGAAAAAATTGAAGCTAATACGATAGCCGGAATTATTCAAATAGAAAATGCTCAAATGATTGCAATGATTCTGTCATTTCTAAGTGCGGAGAAATCTGCAGCTATCCTTACGTATCTAAATGAAAATTTACAGACCGATGTTGTTGCAAAAATTGCAATTGGTCAAAAGGCAAATTCAGAAATTGCAAAAGAAGTCGCAAAAATCCTAGAAAAAAAAGTTTCCATATTAGTTCAAAATACTTTTGCAAATGTGCCAGGTTTTGATTCTATAAATAAAATCTTAAATTCAACAGATAGTGAGAACAGGCGCAAAATGATTTCAGGTTTAGAAAAAAACTTTCCAGATATATATAATATTTTAAAATCAAATCAAGATTAAGTAAATATTTTTGAGGTTTGGGTTTGTGTAATATCAGTTAGAAATAATTAAATGAAGTAAATATAATAAAAAAGGGATAGTGAATTTCACTATCCCTTCGGGAAAGAATCCTATCTATTAATGACTCTTATTTTGTTTCGTCAGCATCAGTATCTTCGGTTTTGGTTTCAACTTTTTTGCCTTTACCTTTACCTTTTCCTTTGCCTTTTCCTTTAGCTTTGCCTTTAGCCTTGCCTTTGCCTTTAGCTTTGCCTTTGCCTTTTTTCTCACCTTTTTCGGTTTTTGCAGGCTTTACTTCTTTAGCATCTTTTGCATCTTTTTTTTCTTCAGTCATTTCTTCTTTTGGTTCAGTTGTATCGCTTTCGTCTTCTTGCGAAAATACATTAGCTACAGCTAAAAAGGAAGTGATAAGAATAAGTATCCCTAATTTTTTTAACATACTTGTCTCCATATAAAATTTAAGTAAAGAATCTTAGTGTATAAGTTCTTCACGCCATACTTTACTACCTAGTTTTCCATGAAAAGTGAAATAAAAGTGCGTTTATAAAAAAATTTCCTGAAATATATCACTACAACCATCCTGTAAAACAAGGATTTCTTTTGTGTTTTGTTGAATCTCTATTTGCCGCTTTGCATCTTTCAAATTAAATGAAAATAAATCCGACTGGGAAATATAAGCCGCATTATGATATAAATTTAAGGCTTTTACTAGGTATTCATATTCAGCAAAGTCTCCCCTATCCGTATAAATTACAGGTGTATTAGCCATATACGTTTCGGATAAAATTCCGTAACCCGGTTTTGTTAATACGTAATCACAAGCCTTTACTAAATCTGGATAATGAATATCTACTACATCAATCACTTTTTCCCCTACTAGACCTTCGTAACCAGAAACTACAATTCTTTGATTTTCTTTGAGATTTTCAAAGTGAAATTGATCCGAAATTCCATAGGCTCCAAAAGAAAAAAGAAAATACTCTTTATCAGGAGTAAATCCAATAGCTGATCTTACGCTGCCTTTTGTTGCATTAGATTTGCGTCCAACAATTCCTATGTTTTTCTTTTTTAAGATGGAATCGGTCGGACAATGAAATGGAAGAATAAATCCAAAATCACAAAGATTATATTCCATTGCCAAATCATTTGCATATTTATCAAAATACAAATCGAATTTATTGTAATTCCGATATATAAAATCCCATGTAAAATTTCCTACAAAATAGGAAGGCAATTTTAGTGTAGACGCTAATAGGAACGGAAGAGATGAACTGTCCGAAATAATACAGTCGATATTTTCTTTTTCCAGAAAATCAATTTCCTTTTCAATTGTATTAGTTTTATTTTTTTCGAATTCGAAAATAGCATCTAAAGTTTTTGGAACATTTAAACTAATGGAACTAAGTTGGATCATTCCGACATCGACAGCTACGTTACGAAAAGTCAAACCTTCTCTTTCTTCTTTAACAAAATCTTTTCTTGTAGTATTTACAAATATCCGAGTAGACTTTGAATTATCTAAAATGTATTTTATAATTTCATACGAGCGGCTAATATGTCCAAATCCGTGTCCACTTATGTAATAGGCAATATTCATATTTTAAATTTACTCACTCAATATTTTCAAATTTTAGCAAATAGAACAGTAAATCTGACAAATAGGCATCAGTTAAAAGTTCTTATTTTCCTTGCATTTTTTGTCTCAGAACTTCGTAAACTAAAATTCCACAAGACATAGCAAGATTTAATGAATCTGACTCACCTTGCATAGGTATAGACACAAGTGTATCAGCATGTTCTTTTGCATATGGGGATAACCCGTATTGTTCGTTACCAAATAAAAGTGCTGTCCTCGATTTATAATTTGGTTCTAAATAATTAATTTTGCCTTCGGGACTAAGAGCTATTACCTGCACTTTGTATTTTTTAAAATACTCAATGAGTTTTTCGATTTCTGCAATATAGGTAGGCAATGTAAATATTGTTCCCGTACTTGCTCGAATTACGTTTGGATTAAATAAATCGATTCTTGCATCGGTTACAAATACAGCAGAAACCCCTGCCCCATCAGCCGTTCTTAAAATAGTGCCCAAATTCCCAGGTTTTTCTACACCTTCTATAATTAAGAATACGTTCCCTTTTTTATCGCCTATATAATCGAATCCAAAATCTGGAGTTTCCGCAACAGCCAATAAACCATCAGGTCTATCTCTATAGGAAATTTTTTCAAAAATTTTTCTCGGAAGTTCTACTGTTTTTGCTTTAATATTCTTGATTAATTCTGTTTCATTTACGCCTAAAAAACATTCTGGTGAAGTGTAAAGAGTATCAAATTTGACTTTTCCGGAAATGTAAGCCTTCGATAACTCTCGAAATCCTTCAATTACAAATTTTCGTTCTCTATCACGAAAACGTTTCTCTTTTAATTTTGTAACATATTTTACTTTTTCGTTTGAAAAACTGTTGATATTTAATATATTCATTGTATTGATCATAAGATAACAAAATTACCATCGATTTACACCCATTCTCACCGATACCTTTCAAATACACGGCGGTTTAGGAGTAACAATCGTTAGCAAAAACGAAACTTAACTTTTTCTATATATCGGATGATTTATGAATATTCAAAAAAACTTTATTCTCAAAAAAAAAAAGAACTTATCGAGTAAACTTACGTTAGTATATTTTATTTTTCTTTTGGCTCTAAGTGAATTTATCGCCTGTAGTAGTGCCGGCTATAAAAAAGATTTTACTTCTGAAGCTGATAAAAATGCAGAAGTTAAACATGAGGAAATGAGAAAGGAACCTTCCAAATCTCCTAGTTCTCCCAAACCTTCCGGAAAAGAATTTAAAAAAAATAATCCAGAAGGAGCTTCAGGCGTTTCAGATGGAGAATCCTTTTCTTTGGATGATAAACCAAGTCCATCAAGTCCAGTAGAAAAGTCAGAGTCTGGATTAAAAGCAGGATATGCAGATGATAATAAACAATTCAATTTATTTCTAAATTTTTTAGAAAAATACAAAACTACGACTGCTCATTTAGATGCAAATATCAAAGAAAGAATTATACTTTCCGTAAAAGACAATAAAGGACGTACAATTCCAAATGCTAGTATACAAATTTCAGCAAATAACAAATTGTTAGCCACTGGAACTACGTATGCTGATGGGAATTTTTTATTTTTCCCGTCTCTGTATGGCGAAAACTATTCTTATATAACCAATGTCGAAAAAAATTCTAAAAAAACAGAAATTTCATTTGATAGACAAGGAAATAGAAACAAAGAAATTATTTTAGATATTGATCAATCGCAAGATTCTGATTATCCGCTTGATATTTTATTTGTTTTAGATACAACTGGAAGTATGGGAGAGGAAATCCTTAGACTAAAAGATACAATTGAAATAATTAATATCAACTTAGCCGGCGAAACAAAAAATAAAGTTCAATTTGGAATGGTTTTATATCGTGATAAAAGAGAAGAATATATTACAAAAATTATTCCATTCACCAATGATTTGGAAAAATTTAAAAAGGAATTAAATAAAGTGCAGGCAGGTGGCGGCGGTGATTATCCGGAAGATTTACAATCTGCTCTAAAAGATTCCATAAAGGAAATGCAATGGCGCAAAGATTCCATTAGACTCTCTTTTGTTATTACTGATGCCCCACCACATTTAGATTATAAACAAGAGTATACATATATATCAGCAATGAAAGAGGCAAGTGAGAGAGGAATAAAATTTTTCACAATTGGAACGGGGGGGTTAGATATAAACGGAGAATATGTATTACGCCAGATTTCTCAGTTCACAAATGCCAAGTATATATTTTTAACCTATGGAGAAAAAGGAGAAAGTGAAGGGGGTTCTGCCGGAAGCGTTAGTCACCATACTGGAGCTAACTTCCCAACAGATAAGTTAGAAAGCATTGTAATCCGCTTTGCAAAAGAGGAAATTCAAGCAGCTAAAGGAAAACCACTAACTTCGGGAGAAGAATTTTTTAGTGCTAATAAAATAAACTCAGAAAAAAAAGAAGACACATTAAATAAACTTTTCGATAAATCTATCAATCAATTGATTGATTACTCCACTTTTTCGATTAAATCATCTACTACAGTAAGTGTATTACCATTTTCTTTAGATGTTGGGATCTCAAAAAAGAATGGAGAGTATTTTAATGAGCAGTTACTCCTTGGATTTATTCGAAATAAAACATTTAAAGTAGTAGAAAGGAAAGATTTACAAAAATTATTGGCAGAGTGGAAATTAAACTTACAAGCAGTAGATGAAGCAAATGCGGTTAAGGTCGGTAAGTTGCTCGGAGCAAATCTACTCGTTAATAGTAAAATGTATAAAAAAGATTCTAATTTTGAAATTTATATAAAGTTAATCAATACAGAAACAGGAGAAATTCAATCCGCAACTAAACTAGTTGTTGATTCGAAACTAGGATTATAA
Coding sequences within it:
- a CDS encoding RNA methyltransferase, giving the protein MINTMNILNINSFSNEKVKYVTKLKEKRFRDRERKFVIEGFRELSKAYISGKVKFDTLYTSPECFLGVNETELIKNIKAKTVELPRKIFEKISYRDRPDGLLAVAETPDFGFDYIGDKKGNVFLIIEGVEKPGNLGTILRTADGAGVSAVFVTDARIDLFNPNVIRASTGTIFTLPTYIAEIEKLIEYFKKYKVQVIALSPEGKINYLEPNYKSRTALLFGNEQYGLSPYAKEHADTLVSIPMQGESDSLNLAMSCGILVYEVLRQKMQGK
- a CDS encoding glycosyl transferase, coding for MNIAYYISGHGFGHISRSYEIIKYILDNSKSTRIFVNTTRKDFVKEEREGLTFRNVAVDVGMIQLSSISLNVPKTLDAIFEFEKNKTNTIEKEIDFLEKENIDCIISDSSSLPFLLASTLKLPSYFVGNFTWDFIYRNYNKFDLYFDKYANDLAMEYNLCDFGFILPFHCPTDSILKKKNIGIVGRKSNATKGSVRSAIGFTPDKEYFLFSFGAYGISDQFHFENLKENQRIVVSGYEGLVGEKVIDVVDIHYPDLVKACDYVLTKPGYGILSETYMANTPVIYTDRGDFAEYEYLVKALNLYHNAAYISQSDLFSFNLKDAKRQIEIQQNTKEILVLQDGCSDIFQEIFL
- a CDS encoding VWA domain-containing protein, yielding MNIQKNFILKKKKNLSSKLTLVYFIFLLALSEFIACSSAGYKKDFTSEADKNAEVKHEEMRKEPSKSPSSPKPSGKEFKKNNPEGASGVSDGESFSLDDKPSPSSPVEKSESGLKAGYADDNKQFNLFLNFLEKYKTTTAHLDANIKERIILSVKDNKGRTIPNASIQISANNKLLATGTTYADGNFLFFPSLYGENYSYITNVEKNSKKTEISFDRQGNRNKEIILDIDQSQDSDYPLDILFVLDTTGSMGEEILRLKDTIEIININLAGETKNKVQFGMVLYRDKREEYITKIIPFTNDLEKFKKELNKVQAGGGGDYPEDLQSALKDSIKEMQWRKDSIRLSFVITDAPPHLDYKQEYTYISAMKEASERGIKFFTIGTGGLDINGEYVLRQISQFTNAKYIFLTYGEKGESEGGSAGSVSHHTGANFPTDKLESIVIRFAKEEIQAAKGKPLTSGEEFFSANKINSEKKEDTLNKLFDKSINQLIDYSTFSIKSSTTVSVLPFSLDVGISKKNGEYFNEQLLLGFIRNKTFKVVERKDLQKLLAEWKLNLQAVDEANAVKVGKLLGANLLVNSKMYKKDSNFEIYIKLINTETGEIQSATKLVVDSKLGL
- a CDS encoding FliM/FliN family flagellar motor switch protein encodes the protein MSEESLSKKEIEALLEATTKKEDKPIYDKIQSDPFLAINNDFWMREASIEILENIKMENFKSLSKKTNDKLSASERNLFKEIITAILSEVIKSKKFSEIELGKKIGFEIISPKKIRKQFKPGMQCYYGNFSGRIQGIYSILLTNEVTVRLVKAMDKMENSTKLNHLKNINDWLFSVISSFTDILTLKIGEVKSSEMYQVMVTKSDQLILPEGSNYFKIELEISIANETFSFFFLFSVYNAKNILNHILQLNPNVKRNLKNHHRIIKSIESKLNRFMANRETYLSENELDEISSFISKSLSKEEKGFLLTPVKEKIEKSDLEISLVRIIISLANEIIDRRYKLNEAEKERKEKLNSLISSIPFPVNIRFEDEIFDYKNFKNRTQNTSNIERFIGKRGSLIFSNKSLQEIILRKENEKLLLFDLTDNVIPSKYELHLTTSEIMNLELEAEIEIGRSKLPLDQLINIKPGNVIELNKDMTEPVFLVIENVIFAKTTVVVSNEKFGIWIEDIGSPNDSRNIKMDILNKEEIKSQTKIPMADLRVILGKLKLTIKDLLTMSKGSIVELEKSIFEPIQIIVGDDLIFPGEVIALENGKFGVRFVNNVSYSQKSETNVIDLDDEIGNDKVDLLTNSNSSVTTSPFEFLEKIEANTIAGIIQIENAQMIAMILSFLSAEKSAAILTYLNENLQTDVVAKIAIGQKANSEIAKEVAKILEKKVSILVQNTFANVPGFDSINKILNSTDSENRRKMISGLEKNFPDIYNILKSNQD
- a CDS encoding methyl-accepting chemotaxis protein yields the protein MLQFKKISTKFISLAVFALTVAIFLTGGISYCTARSSIITKLKSSDLIQIASLKASKVDSRITRAIETSNLIANDPTIINWFLGEETNVLLGELVKKKLNNTIINSDYTNVFAANKKTLKYWKSNNNFSTFLDSANPINDWFFKALNDGKKTQININSDSKNDTYVFINVLMGDVTNPIGIAGVSMKFNQVAKEFSETDPNYDARVWLIDNLGKIKITTETNHLNNKIGSVTNPEIEEAILKNLNVVSVLEYDSNSSRGLIDIVHVPLVANDWGVVYEVPRAKMTGALNTIAIGTLAVSFISILFVFVTFYYGTHSITDPIKILVTALNSISSGDINQQISVVSKDEIGNLAHNFNLFTVRLINILKSVKDNSKLIASSSNEMSETTKTYSSNAQNQASTIEEITASIEQISVRVEDVANHTETQSNNLNSLSSKLKDLSVIIEDMNMIIHKTLLDTKSISVEAMSGADALSSMNSSMNQIVESSKDMKNIIEIINSISEKINLLALNASIEAARAGQAGKGFAVVAIEISRLADQTASSVKDIDSLIKKNNKQIITGIDTVNVMIKKTDSINSGVDAIVQKMNSIFEFMQRQMTTKFLVERESDIVKSRANEIQQITREQKVAFDEIVKAIIYINEISQSNTESSNVIATKSLELSKVADSLKKKIDFFKV